The genomic stretch CGGTCACCGACCTGCCGCTGAACGCGGGCAGGGGGTCCACGTCGTCGAGCACGGCCTGCTTCAGCTCGGCGTGGCCGGCGTCGGGCATGTGAGCGCGGTACAGCGCGTAGGCGGCGGCGACGTGCGGCGCTGCGATGGAGGTGCCACTGACCAGCCGGTAGCCGCCGTCGTTCCACGTGGTGGCCACGAGGTAGCCCGGAGCGAACAGATCCACGTTGGACGCGCCGTAGGCGGAGCTGGGTGATGCCGTGTCGCCGGCCGTCGAGCTGCCGACCGTCACGATGTTCGGGTCGGTCAGGCTGGCCGGGTAGAGGATGTTCGTGTCCCGGTTGGCGGCGTCGTTGCCGGCCGCCGCGACGACCAGGACGTCGTGGGCGGCGGCGTAGGCGACCGCGTTCCGCAGATTCTGCAGAGCAGTGCCGGTGAACGCCCCGCCCCAGGAGGCGTTGATGACGTCGGCGCCGTTGTCCACGGCGTACCGGATCGCCTGGGCTCCCAGGTTGACGTCGACGCTGCCACCTCCACCGATGACCAGCGGCATGATCCTGGCCTGCGGCGCGACGCCGGCCACGCCGATGCCGTTGCCGGCGCGGGCGGCGACGACGCCGGACACGCCCGTGCCGTGGGAACCCATGCCCGCGTTGTCGAGGTCGGCGTTGTTCGAGTAGAAGTTCCAGCCGTGGCAGTCGCCGGCCTTGCCGTTCCCGTCGGTGTCGCCGCCACCGCACGGCTGGCCGGGGTTGGTCCACAGCGCGCCGGCCAGGTCCGGGTGGTCGGTGTCGAAGCCGGTGTCGGTGACGGCGATGACCAGGCCGTCTCCTGTCCCGGTGGCCCACCCGTCGGTGGCGTCCACGTCGGCGTCGGCGACGGCCGCCACCGGCTGCTGGTAGGAGTTGGTGCCGGTGTTCTCGAGGTTCCAGCCGTACTGGGGGAAGTACGGGTCGGTGACGGTGCCGAGCACGGGAGCGGAGACCGAGAACTCGGCGTGCGCCACGCCGGGGACCACGGCGAGCTGGTGCGGGGCGAGTCCCTCCGTGGCGACCAGCGCACGGCCGTCGTCGAGCGACTGCGCGGTCACGACCCCGTCCACCGACTCGAGGGCCTCGAGCATCGCCGCGTCGACGGCTCCGGCGTCCGCGGTCAGGACGATCCGGGTCAGGCCGTCGTCCGGTCCGAAGTCGGTGGCGATCGGGATCGCCGGCGCGGCCAGCGCAGAGAACACCGCCGCGCCGGCGTAGCCGGCCACGACCGCACCGGCCAGCGCGACCGCCTGGACCCGCTTGCTCTTCATCGACCGACCTCTCCCCGCTGGCGCGCGCCTGCGCGTTCCCGGCGTCAACGGCGGGTCGGGTGCGGCTCTTGAGAACGCCCGGTTCCGATTCGCTCGGAGGAGTGAGCCGCTGGAGGGGTCCTGGTCGGCCGGGCCCCCGGATCGGGTCCCTAGACTCCGCGCCATGCTGCTGAGCGACCGCGACATCACGGCCGCGATCGCCGAGGGCCGCCTCGGCATCGAGCCCTACGACAAGGCGCTCGTGCAGCCCTCGAGCATCGACGTCCGGCTCGACCGGTTCTTCCGGGTCTTCAACAACGCCCGGTACACCCACATCGACCCGGCCCAGCAGCAGGACGACCTCACCACCCTTGTCGAGCCCGAGGGCGACGAGCCGTTCGTCCTGCACCCGGGGGAGTTCGTGCTGGGTTCGACCCTCGAGGTCGTGTCGATCCCCGACGACCTGGCCGCCCGGCTCGAGGGCAAGAGCTCGCTCGGCCGGCTGGGCCTGCTCACCCACTCCACCGCCGGCTTCGTCGACCCGGGGTTCTCCGGTCACATCACGCTGGAGCTGTCGAACGTCGCGAACCTGCCGATCACGCTGTGGCCGGGCATGAAGATCGGCCAGCTCTGCCTGTTCCGGCTGACCGGCCCGGCCGAGCACCCGTACGGGTCGGCGGTGTACGGCTCGCGCTACCAGGACCAGCGGGGCCCGACGCCGTCCCGGTCGTTCCGCAATTTCACCCGGGCGGAGACGCGTCGTCCGTCCTGAGGTGGGCGACGACCGGCGCCTCGGCGCCGGCGACCTCGACGACCTCCTCGCCGCACCGCCGGGCTGACGTCCGGCCCGGGACCTCGTCGTCGACGAACCGCTGGTGGGTGCACAGCCACCCGGTGACCGCCATGAGGACGACCCCGACGAGCACGAGCACGAACATGCCGGTGTAGCTGCCGGTGCTGCCGCGGAGGACGCCGACGAGCAGCGGTCCGGCAGCGGCGATCAGGTAACCGAAGCCCTGGGTCGTCGTCGAGAGGGCGGCCGTGGTCTCCGGCGTGCGTGCACGCAGCCCGATGAGGGTCAGGATCATGGCGAACGTGCCCATGGCCACCCCGAGCAGGCCCGTCCAGAGCAACGTCGCCGACCGCGGGCTGATCCACAGGCCCAGCCAGCCGACCAGGTAGCAGACCAGGAAGAAGACGAGCAGCGGCCGCTGCAGCCGGACCCGGACGGTCAGTGCCGGCACGACGGCGTTGACCGGCACGATCATCACCAGCGCGACGGCGAGGAAGAGGCCGGCAGCGGCCGCGCTGAGTCCCGCGTCCCGCAGGTACTGGGCCGTCCAGCCGGCGATGACGTAGGCCTCCATGGCCTGGATCCCGAAGAAGAGGGCCAGGGCGACGGCCGTGCGGCTCCGCAGCAGTGCGCGGACCCGGACGGTCGGCTGTCCGACGGGCGAGCCACCGGGCCGGGCCGGCACGGCCAGCCACACGACCGCGGCGACGAGCGCGGGCACCGCCCAGACGGCGAGCGCCCACCGCCAACCCTCGCTTCCCGCGGCGTCGGCGATCGGCTGGGCGACGACGGCGACGACGGCGCCACCGACGCTCATGGCCGTGCTGTAGGCGCCCACGAGCAGGCCGGTGCGGTGCGGGAAGTACCGCTTGACCAGGCTGGGCAGCAGCACGTTGCCGAGCGCTCCGCCGGTCATGGCGATCACCGTGCCGAGGAGGAACAGCCAGAAGGCCCCGGCCACCCCACGGAGAACGAGGCCGGCCGCCATCGCGGCCAGCGCACCGAACAGGACGTGCGAATCCCGGTACCGCGCCGACAGCGGCGGACCGGCGAAGCCCAGGGCCGCGAAGCACAGGACCGGCAGCGCGGTGATCACTCCGGCGAGGCTGCTGGAGAGGTCCAGCCCTTGCTCGATCTCCTCGAGCACCGGCCCGACGCTGTTGACCGCCGTGCGCAGGTTCAGGGCGGTCAGGACGATCGCGACGCCGATGAGGAGCAGCCCCCGGCCGTGGGTGCCAGGGGTCGCTGCTGCCGGTTCGGCGGTGCGGGTCACCGGGCGATGGTCCTCCACCCGGAACGACGGCGGCGCGCGCCCCCTGGGGGAACGCGCGCCGCCGGGGTCATGTCAGGCCTGGCCGTGCTCCGTCGCCGCCGAGTCCAGGCCGACGACGTCATCGGCCTTGGTGCCGACGTCCGCGCCCTGCTCGGTGCCCTGCGCGCCGACCGGGGCCAGCGAGCGCAGCAGGATCTGGCT from Blastococcus sp. PRF04-17 encodes the following:
- a CDS encoding S8 family serine peptidase is translated as MKSKRVQAVALAGAVVAGYAGAAVFSALAAPAIPIATDFGPDDGLTRIVLTADAGAVDAAMLEALESVDGVVTAQSLDDGRALVATEGLAPHQLAVVPGVAHAEFSVSAPVLGTVTDPYFPQYGWNLENTGTNSYQQPVAAVADADVDATDGWATGTGDGLVIAVTDTGFDTDHPDLAGALWTNPGQPCGGGDTDGNGKAGDCHGWNFYSNNADLDNAGMGSHGTGVSGVVAARAGNGIGVAGVAPQARIMPLVIGGGGSVDVNLGAQAIRYAVDNGADVINASWGGAFTGTALQNLRNAVAYAAAHDVLVVAAAGNDAANRDTNILYPASLTDPNIVTVGSSTAGDTASPSSAYGASNVDLFAPGYLVATTWNDGGYRLVSGTSIAAPHVAAAYALYRAHMPDAGHAELKQAVLDDVDPLPAFSGRSVTGGRLTMSRLAGTPAESVGYAFTSMTAPAGLLTPGIGVSGPTAAGAYEVVLGLGMEHAGEIWALADKDITLDGVTVATDDAGDAAFPLGTFAGSGSVGLTPAMELGDGRYVLTVQLYRDGEPVGRTHAAPLLVGAAVPAPGDETPTDGAAPGGGTAPGGTTPDAGTQPGGTAPGGAPPGTGTPPPAAAARSRRAVRPSPARRRRPAAPARLPAAAPCPATRPSRAIRPSREHPTRRAPAHPSPR
- the dcd gene encoding dCTP deaminase, translated to MLLSDRDITAAIAEGRLGIEPYDKALVQPSSIDVRLDRFFRVFNNARYTHIDPAQQQDDLTTLVEPEGDEPFVLHPGEFVLGSTLEVVSIPDDLAARLEGKSSLGRLGLLTHSTAGFVDPGFSGHITLELSNVANLPITLWPGMKIGQLCLFRLTGPAEHPYGSAVYGSRYQDQRGPTPSRSFRNFTRAETRRPS
- a CDS encoding MFS transporter, yielding MTRTAEPAAATPGTHGRGLLLIGVAIVLTALNLRTAVNSVGPVLEEIEQGLDLSSSLAGVITALPVLCFAALGFAGPPLSARYRDSHVLFGALAAMAAGLVLRGVAGAFWLFLLGTVIAMTGGALGNVLLPSLVKRYFPHRTGLLVGAYSTAMSVGGAVVAVVAQPIADAAGSEGWRWALAVWAVPALVAAVVWLAVPARPGGSPVGQPTVRVRALLRSRTAVALALFFGIQAMEAYVIAGWTAQYLRDAGLSAAAAGLFLAVALVMIVPVNAVVPALTVRVRLQRPLLVFFLVCYLVGWLGLWISPRSATLLWTGLLGVAMGTFAMILTLIGLRARTPETTAALSTTTQGFGYLIAAAGPLLVGVLRGSTGSYTGMFVLVLVGVVLMAVTGWLCTHQRFVDDEVPGRTSARRCGEEVVEVAGAEAPVVAHLRTDDASPPG